Proteins from one Triticum aestivum cultivar Chinese Spring chromosome 7A, IWGSC CS RefSeq v2.1, whole genome shotgun sequence genomic window:
- the LOC123153230 gene encoding uncharacterized protein: MEGLDVDDVFHHYRLSPTEVDAVTYYLPRLLSGETLHGVDKLIHRANISGCEPKDLAARYAPVPQAVSSGDRFFFTTCKSKNGSKHQSVRGAGTGTWTIQKTTEICHAGVKVGEVKNLSFKKKGKSTGWVMEEYRCLLPEATVSDGVKVFCKMHLAQHAPDAARQESEAYKLQQPQPEAVTQSTHAQKRPATAAAAEPHPARPQKRMRGAVPVPAPATSSFTAAAPVFLPDESVPEADDDMARFCCTIDELLGSQAEENLPVGATNSIEQNFYLEPEGLFADAAEEIVPLEADELEFLRTFLDEEAEESTNDKSSIAQDVGTYKPPPPIIFHDPFEAAWKAEEALEKEKSCNAAANLHAGGHSNFFSPASVY; the protein is encoded by the coding sequence ATGGAGGGGCTCGACGTCGACGACGTCTTCCACCACTACCGGCTGAGCCCTACGGAAGTGGACGCCGTCACCTACTACCTACCACGCCTCCTCTCCGGCGAGACGCTGCACGGCGTCGACAAGCTCATCCACCGCGCCAACATCTCCGGCTGCGAGCCCAAGGATCTGGCCGCCCGGTACGCGCCCGTGCCGCAGGCCGTGAGCAGCGGCGACCGGTTCTTCTTCACCACGTGCAAGAGCAAGAACGGGAGCAAGCACCAGAGCGTGCGCGGCGCCGGCACCGGCACCTGGACCATCCAGAAGACCACGGAGATTTGCCACGCGGGAGTCAAGGTCGGCGAGGTCAAGAACCTGtccttcaagaagaagggcaagtccacCGGCTGGGTCATGGAGGAGTACCGGTGCCTGCTGCCGGAGGCCACCGTCAGCGACGGGGTGAAGGTCTTCTGCAAGATGCACTTGGCTCAGCATGCCCCTGACGCGGCCCGACAGGAATCGGAGGCGTACAAGCTTCAACAACCGCAACCGGAGGCCGTGACCCAGAGCACGCACGCGCAGAAGAGGCCAGcgaccgctgccgccgccgagCCTCATCCGGCGCGCCCTCAGAAGAGGATGCGCGGTGCCGTCCCGGTCCCGGCACCTGCCACATCGTCGTTCACCGCTGCAGCACCGGTTTTCTTGCCGGATGAATCCGTACCTGAAGCTGACGACGACATGGCCCGGTTCTGTTGCACAATCGATGAGCTTCTCGGGTCACAAGCGGAGGAAAATCTCCCGGTCGGAGCTACTAACAGCATCGAACAGAACTTCTACTTGGAACCAGAGGGGCTTTTCGCTGATGCTGCAGAAGAAATCGTCCCGCTCGAAGCTGACGAGCTGGAGTTCCTTAGGACCTTCCTCGATGAAGAAGCAGAAGAGTCGACGAACGACAAGTCATCCATTGCCCAAGACGTGGGGACttacaagccgccgccgccgatcatCTTCCATGATCCATTTGAAGCAGCGTGGAAGGCCGAAGAGGCGCTGGAGAAGGAGAAGAGCTGCAATGCCGCGGCCAATCTTCACGCTGGAGGGCACAGCAACTTCTTCTCGCCTGCAAGTGTCTACTAA